The Yersinia entomophaga nucleotide sequence CGGCTGTAAAACCCGACGCAGCAGAAAAAACAGCGCCAGAGAAATCAGCAACTCGAGAAATATCGGTGGAAAAGACAGACCGAAAACAACCATCACCGGAAGCAAACTCATTCTTTTATCCTTATTTTTTGGGTACCGGTTGGTTTACCCTACCGCTGGATTTATACCGTCGAGTGAAAGGTCACCGTTCGCTCGACCGATCGCGGCACTAACCTGAAATAACTATCAGGTGCCTGAAGTGTTAAACTTGCTGGTATCTGTCAGAGGAAGGTGCGAGGACAACTGAGGCGGTGCGTATTAACACCGAAGGTTATTTCTCCCGACCCCTTATATTAGCCTGCTTATTATCAACTGATCTACAATCTGTGATCTAAATCACTTTTAAGCCAGAGTTAACAATTCATTCAGAGAGAACAATGGAACGATTAAAACGGATGTCGGTTTTTGCCAAAGTCGTCGAGTGTGGTTCCTTTACCGCCGCCGCCCGGCAGTTAGGCATCAGCGTTTCTTCCATCAGCCAGACCGTATCCAAACTGGAAAATGAGCTACAGGTCAAACTGCTTAACCGCAGCACGCGTAGCATTGGGCTGACCGAAGCGGGTCGTATCTATTATCAGGGCTGTCGCCGCATGCTACAGGAAGTGCAGGAAGTGCATGAGCAGCTCTATGCTTTTAATAATACGCCAACCGGCACATTACGCATTGGCTGCTCCTCAACCATGGCACAAAACGTGCTGGCAACCATGACCGCAGATATGCTGAAAGCTTATCCTGGCCTATCGGTCAATTTGGTTACCGGGATTCCGGCTCCGGATCTGATCTCCGACGGGCTGGATGTGGTGATCCGCGTTGGGGCTTTGCAGGACTCAGGCCTATTCTCTCGTCGTCTGGGATCGATGCCGATGGTGGTTTGCGCCGCAAAAAGCTATCTGGCTCAACACGGTACGCCGGAGAAACCCGCGGATATGGCGAATTTTTCCTGGCTGGAATACAGCGTTCGCCCTGATAGCAACTTCGAACTGACCGCACCGGAGGGAATTTCCACCCAGATATCGCCGCAGGGACGTTTTGTCACCAATGATTCGCAAACCATGATTCGTTGGCTCAAAGCCGGAGCCGGTATCGCCTATGCGCCGCTGATGTGGGTTATTGATGAAATTAAACGGGGAGATGTGGAAGTGCTGTTCAACCGCTACCATTCAGAACCACGACCGGTTTACGCTTTGTATACCGAAAAAGACAAAATGCCGCTGAAAGTGCAGGTATGTATTGATTATTTGACGGAATACTTCAAGCGCGTGGCTGAAATTTATCAAGGATACCGCTGAGTAAATCTGGCCTCCACAAGCGAGGAGGCCAGCGAAAATCAGGCCGTGCCGCCGACGGTCAGATTATCCAGTTTCAGCGTCGGCTGGCCGACACCCACTGGCAGACTCTGCCCTTCTTTACCACACACGCCCACGCCTTTATCCAGCGCCAGATCGTTGCCAACCATCGAAATTTGCTGCATCGCCTCAATGCCCGAACCAATCAGCGTGGCACCTTTCACCGCGTTGGTGATTCGGCCATTTTCGATCATGTAGGCTTCCGAGGTAGAAAACACAAACTTACCGGAAGTGATATCAACCTGCCCACCGCCAAAATTCGGCGCATACAGACCGTATTCCACGCTAGCGATGATGTCTTCCGGCGTGGATTTACCAGCCAGCATGTAAGTATTGGTCATACGTGGCATTGGTAAATGCGCGTAAGACTCACGACGGCCGTTGCCGGTCGGCGCGACACCCATCAAACGTGCGTTCAGCTTATCCTGCATGTAGCCTTTCAGAATGCCGTTTTCAATCAATACGTTGTATTGACCCGGAACGCCTTCGTCATCGATAGCCAGTGAGCCACGGCGGCCTTGCAGAGTGCCGTCATCCACCAC carries:
- the aaeX gene encoding p-hydroxybenzoic acid efflux pump operon protein AaeX; this encodes MSLLPVMVVFGLSFPPIFLELLISLALFFLLRRVLQPTGIYEFVWHPALFNTALFCCLFYLTSRFFS
- the aaeR gene encoding HTH-type transcriptional activator AaeR, giving the protein MERLKRMSVFAKVVECGSFTAAARQLGISVSSISQTVSKLENELQVKLLNRSTRSIGLTEAGRIYYQGCRRMLQEVQEVHEQLYAFNNTPTGTLRIGCSSTMAQNVLATMTADMLKAYPGLSVNLVTGIPAPDLISDGLDVVIRVGALQDSGLFSRRLGSMPMVVCAAKSYLAQHGTPEKPADMANFSWLEYSVRPDSNFELTAPEGISTQISPQGRFVTNDSQTMIRWLKAGAGIAYAPLMWVIDEIKRGDVEVLFNRYHSEPRPVYALYTEKDKMPLKVQVCIDYLTEYFKRVAEIYQGYR